A region from the Streptomyces lydicus genome encodes:
- a CDS encoding enoyl-CoA hydratase/isomerase family protein → MEQQGQRQRFGADGWVAVERHGHVAELIMDRPKAMNAVSTAMADSLAQACAELAADRTVRAVVLSSTHERAFCVGADLKERNSFTDADLMRQRPHTRAAYTGVLELPMPTIAAVHGFALGGGFELALACDLIVADGTAEVGLPEVSVGVIPGGGGTQLLPRRVGAARAAELVFTARRVRAAEAAELGLVDRLVADGQDRSGALELAATIARHSPVGLRAAKRAMRLGHGLDLRAGLEVEDGAWRSVAFSGDRAEGVAAFNEKRDPDWPGE, encoded by the coding sequence ATGGAACAGCAGGGGCAACGGCAACGATTCGGCGCGGACGGCTGGGTGGCCGTCGAGCGCCACGGCCATGTGGCGGAGCTGATCATGGACCGCCCGAAGGCCATGAACGCCGTCTCGACGGCCATGGCCGACAGCCTGGCGCAGGCCTGCGCCGAGCTGGCCGCGGACCGCACCGTACGGGCGGTCGTCCTCAGCTCCACCCACGAGCGGGCGTTCTGCGTGGGCGCTGACCTCAAGGAGCGCAACTCCTTCACGGACGCGGACCTGATGCGCCAGCGTCCGCACACCCGCGCCGCGTACACCGGCGTACTGGAACTGCCGATGCCCACCATCGCCGCGGTGCACGGCTTCGCGCTCGGCGGCGGCTTCGAGCTGGCGCTGGCCTGCGATCTGATCGTCGCGGACGGTACGGCGGAGGTGGGACTGCCGGAGGTGTCGGTGGGCGTCATCCCCGGCGGTGGGGGCACCCAGCTGCTGCCGCGCCGGGTGGGCGCGGCGCGGGCCGCCGAGCTGGTCTTCACCGCGCGCCGGGTGCGGGCGGCCGAGGCCGCGGAGCTGGGCCTGGTCGACCGGCTGGTGGCGGACGGGCAGGACCGGTCCGGGGCGCTGGAGCTGGCGGCCACGATCGCCCGGCACTCGCCGGTCGGTCTGCGTGCCGCCAAGCGCGCCATGCGCCTCGGGCACGGGCTGGACCTGCGGGCCGGTCTGGAAGTGGAGGACGGCGCCTGGCGCAGTGTGGCCTTCTCCGGGGACCGCGCGGAGGGCGTGGCGGCCTTCAACGAGAAGCGCGATCCGGACTGGCCCGGGGAGTGA
- a CDS encoding biotin--[acetyl-CoA-carboxylase] ligase: protein MTSQPPENRDKDAGRWSDLGRPPLNATALRRALVRPDSLWTALDVVSATGSTNTDLAARAAQGEAAGAVLIAEEQSAGRGRLDRTWSAPPRSGLFLSVYLIPQVPVARWGWLPLLTGVATAAALSRTAGVDTALKWPNDLLVTSDDSDALRPGGTLTERKVGGILAERAGPGVVIGIGLNVSLTAAELPVPAAGSLALAGATTTDRDPLLRAVLRSLEHWYTEWHSADGDPTTSGLHEAYAAGCATLGRSVRAELPGDTALTGEAVAIDTDGRLVLATANGVQQPVGAGDIVHLRPAAEA from the coding sequence ATGACGTCTCAACCACCGGAAAACCGGGACAAAGATGCCGGTCGCTGGAGCGATCTGGGCCGCCCTCCGCTGAATGCCACGGCGCTGCGCCGCGCCCTCGTACGGCCCGACTCGCTCTGGACCGCCCTGGACGTCGTCTCCGCCACCGGTTCCACCAACACCGACCTGGCGGCCCGTGCCGCACAAGGGGAGGCGGCGGGCGCCGTCCTCATCGCCGAGGAACAGTCGGCCGGCCGCGGCCGCCTCGACCGCACCTGGTCGGCACCCCCGCGCTCGGGCCTGTTCCTCTCCGTCTACCTCATCCCCCAAGTCCCCGTGGCGCGCTGGGGCTGGCTCCCCCTGCTCACCGGAGTCGCCACCGCCGCCGCCCTCTCCCGGACGGCCGGCGTCGACACGGCCCTCAAATGGCCCAACGACCTGCTGGTGACTTCCGACGACTCCGACGCCCTGCGCCCCGGAGGAACCCTCACGGAACGCAAGGTGGGCGGCATCCTCGCCGAACGCGCCGGCCCCGGCGTCGTCATCGGCATCGGCCTCAACGTCTCCCTCACCGCCGCCGAACTCCCGGTACCCGCCGCGGGCTCACTGGCCCTGGCAGGCGCCACCACCACCGACCGCGACCCGCTGCTGCGCGCCGTCCTCCGCTCCCTGGAGCACTGGTACACCGAGTGGCACTCCGCCGACGGCGACCCCACCACCAGCGGCCTCCACGAGGCCTACGCCGCAGGCTGCGCCACCCTCGGCCGCTCCGTACGCGCCGAGCTCCCCGGCGACACCGCCCTCACCGGCGAGGCCGTGGCCATCGACACCGACGGCCGCCTGGTACTGGCCACCGCGAACGGCGTACAGCAGCCCGTGGGCGCCGGCGACATCGTCCATCTGCGCCCGGCAGCGGAGGCGTAG
- a CDS encoding response regulator has translation MSVEDTVAVRVLLADDHPVVREGLCAILESDPGIDVVGQAGSGEEAVTLATRLLPDVVLLDLRMGGMDGVAATGHIRRQAPRSKVVIVTTYEDDSDILRAVEAGAAGYLLKGSSRAELIEAVHGAAGGETVLTPSLATKLFRARAVEPTPLSARECEVLRLVSQGLTNADIGRELFIGEATVKTHLLRAFKKLEVSDRTAAVITALERGLLA, from the coding sequence ATGAGCGTTGAGGACACGGTCGCGGTGCGGGTGCTGCTCGCCGACGATCACCCCGTCGTACGCGAGGGCCTGTGCGCGATCCTGGAGTCCGATCCGGGCATCGATGTGGTGGGGCAGGCGGGCTCCGGCGAGGAGGCCGTGACGCTGGCGACCCGGCTGTTGCCGGACGTCGTACTGCTCGATCTGCGGATGGGCGGGATGGACGGGGTCGCCGCCACGGGGCACATCCGGCGGCAGGCGCCGCGCAGCAAGGTGGTCATCGTCACCACCTACGAGGACGACTCCGACATCCTGCGGGCCGTGGAGGCGGGTGCGGCCGGCTATCTCCTCAAGGGGAGTTCCCGGGCCGAGCTGATCGAGGCCGTCCACGGTGCGGCGGGCGGGGAGACCGTACTGACCCCGTCGCTGGCCACCAAGCTGTTCCGGGCGCGGGCGGTGGAGCCGACGCCGCTGTCCGCCCGGGAGTGCGAGGTCCTGCGGCTGGTCAGCCAGGGACTGACCAATGCCGATATCGGCCGGGAGCTGTTCATCGGTGAGGCCACGGTGAAGACCCACCTCCTGCGTGCGTTCAAGAAGCTGGAGGTGTCGGACCGCACGGCGGCCGTGATCACGGCTCTGGAGCGCGGGTTGCTGGCGTAA
- the hutH gene encoding histidine ammonia-lyase — protein MDMHTVVLGTSGTTAQDVIAVARGAARIELSEEALAAVATSRAFIDELAAKPDPVYGVSTGFGALAVRHISPELRVQLQRNIVRSHAAGMGPRVEREVVRALMFLRLKTLASGHTGVRPLVVETMAAILNAGITPVVHEYGSLGCSGDLAPLSHCALTLMGEGDAEGPDGVVRPAGELLAAHGIEPVELREKEGLALLNGTDGMLGMLVMACADLARLFTSADITAALSLEALLGTDQVLAPELHAIRPHPGQAASAGNMSKVLAGSGFTGHHQDDAPRVQDAYSIRCAPQVAGAGRDTLDHARLVADRELAAAVDNPVVLPDGRVESNGNFHGAPVAYVLDFLAIAAADLGSIAERRTDRLLDKNRSHGLPAFLAGDPGVDSGLMIAQYTQAALVSELKRLAAPASVDSIPSSAMQEDHVSMGWSAARKLRTAVDNLTRIIAVELYAATRAIEMREGLTPAPATRAVLDAVRAAGVQGPGEDRFLAPDLEGAYAFVRAGKLVAAVESVTGELA, from the coding sequence ATGGATATGCACACTGTGGTGCTGGGAACGTCCGGCACGACCGCACAGGACGTCATCGCGGTGGCCCGCGGCGCGGCCCGGATCGAGCTGTCCGAGGAGGCCCTCGCGGCCGTCGCCACCTCCCGCGCCTTCATCGACGAACTCGCCGCCAAGCCCGACCCCGTCTACGGCGTCTCCACCGGCTTCGGGGCCCTCGCCGTACGGCACATCAGCCCCGAGCTGCGCGTGCAGCTCCAGCGCAACATCGTGCGCTCGCACGCGGCCGGCATGGGCCCGCGGGTCGAGCGGGAGGTGGTCCGCGCGCTGATGTTCCTGCGGCTGAAGACGCTCGCCTCCGGGCACACCGGCGTCCGCCCCCTCGTCGTCGAGACCATGGCCGCCATACTCAACGCCGGCATCACACCCGTCGTGCACGAATACGGCTCGCTCGGCTGCTCCGGCGACCTGGCGCCACTGTCGCACTGCGCGCTGACGCTGATGGGCGAGGGCGATGCGGAGGGCCCCGACGGCGTCGTACGGCCGGCCGGCGAGCTGCTGGCCGCGCACGGCATCGAGCCCGTCGAACTGCGCGAGAAGGAGGGCCTGGCCCTCCTCAACGGCACCGACGGCATGCTCGGCATGCTGGTGATGGCCTGCGCCGATCTCGCCCGGCTGTTCACCTCGGCCGACATCACCGCGGCCCTCTCCCTGGAGGCGCTGCTCGGCACGGACCAGGTCCTCGCGCCCGAGCTGCACGCCATCCGCCCGCACCCCGGGCAGGCCGCCTCCGCCGGCAACATGTCCAAGGTGCTGGCGGGTTCCGGGTTCACCGGCCACCACCAGGACGACGCCCCGCGCGTCCAGGACGCCTACTCCATCCGCTGCGCCCCGCAGGTCGCCGGCGCCGGCCGGGACACCCTCGACCACGCCCGCCTGGTCGCCGACCGCGAGCTCGCCGCGGCCGTCGACAACCCCGTCGTCCTCCCGGACGGCCGGGTCGAGTCCAACGGCAACTTCCACGGCGCCCCGGTCGCCTACGTCCTGGACTTCCTGGCCATCGCCGCCGCCGACCTCGGCTCGATCGCCGAGCGCCGCACGGACCGGCTGCTGGACAAGAACCGCTCGCACGGGCTGCCCGCCTTCCTGGCCGGGGACCCGGGCGTCGACTCCGGGCTGATGATCGCCCAGTACACCCAGGCCGCCCTGGTCAGCGAGCTGAAGCGACTGGCCGCGCCCGCCTCGGTGGACTCCATCCCGTCCTCCGCCATGCAGGAGGACCATGTCTCGATGGGCTGGTCGGCGGCGCGCAAGCTGCGTACCGCGGTCGACAACCTGACCCGGATCATCGCCGTCGAGCTCTATGCGGCGACCCGTGCCATCGAGATGCGCGAGGGGCTGACACCCGCCCCCGCCACCCGCGCCGTGCTGGACGCGGTACGCGCGGCCGGCGTCCAGGGCCCGGGCGAGGACCGTTTCCTGGCGCCGGACCTGGAGGGCGCGTATGCGTTCGTGCGGGCCGGGAAGCTGGTGGCGGCCGTGGAGTCGGTCACCGGCGAGCTGGCGTAA
- a CDS encoding DUF2786 domain-containing protein, which produces MLGSVRYAPDGAQAEDAIEAGASMLAAAEAGWEAVSAAVIAAAVAGVRQCWAGGWQPADLERIVRRDAPDASLVAVVVDAVAADATRPPGARPVRDPRWAEQLRQLGAEVWWASDAGYLDALAERRRASRFETAYDVLAALRALARLPRITPLPAPPPSGRGDGPAGAAAARALGRIRGLLAKAEATDYAEEAEALSAKAQELMARHSIDEALLDSAAAPGGQAGGPSAVRIGIEGPYEQAKALLLDAVAAANRCQAVWAADVGFSTLVGFAPDLEAAEMLYTSLLLQATAAMHRAGDDHHRALQQQGQDRAARERGGTATPRGRSRRTRDFRQAFLVAYADRIRDRLGAATAAATAAATAESAEAAPGLLPVLAARELAVEQTTGALFPDTAPVRLRGVRDADGWHQGRAAADRARLGEGGGAGEG; this is translated from the coding sequence GTGCTCGGCAGCGTCCGCTACGCGCCGGACGGTGCGCAGGCCGAGGACGCCATCGAGGCGGGCGCCTCGATGCTGGCCGCAGCCGAGGCCGGCTGGGAGGCGGTGAGCGCGGCGGTAATCGCCGCCGCCGTGGCGGGTGTGCGGCAGTGCTGGGCAGGCGGCTGGCAGCCCGCCGATCTGGAGCGGATCGTCCGGCGTGACGCGCCCGACGCCTCCCTGGTGGCCGTGGTCGTCGATGCCGTCGCGGCCGACGCAACCCGGCCGCCGGGCGCACGGCCCGTCCGGGACCCCCGCTGGGCCGAGCAGCTGCGGCAGCTCGGTGCCGAGGTCTGGTGGGCCTCCGATGCCGGCTACCTCGACGCACTGGCCGAGCGCCGCCGGGCCTCCCGTTTCGAGACCGCGTACGACGTACTGGCGGCCCTGCGCGCGCTCGCCCGGCTGCCCCGCATCACCCCGCTGCCGGCTCCGCCGCCGTCCGGCCGGGGAGACGGCCCCGCCGGTGCCGCCGCCGCACGTGCGCTCGGACGGATCCGCGGGCTGCTCGCCAAGGCCGAGGCGACCGACTACGCCGAGGAGGCGGAGGCGCTGTCCGCCAAGGCGCAGGAGCTGATGGCCCGGCACAGCATCGACGAGGCGCTGCTCGACAGCGCCGCCGCGCCGGGCGGGCAGGCCGGCGGCCCCTCCGCGGTCCGCATCGGCATCGAGGGCCCCTACGAGCAGGCCAAGGCGCTGCTGCTCGACGCGGTGGCGGCCGCCAACCGCTGCCAGGCCGTCTGGGCCGCCGACGTCGGCTTCTCCACCCTCGTCGGCTTCGCGCCCGACCTGGAGGCGGCCGAGATGCTCTACACCTCGCTGCTGCTCCAGGCCACCGCCGCGATGCACCGCGCGGGCGACGACCACCATCGGGCTCTCCAGCAGCAGGGACAGGACCGCGCTGCCAGGGAACGAGGCGGAACCGCCACGCCCCGCGGCCGCTCCCGCCGCACCCGGGACTTCCGCCAGGCCTTCCTCGTCGCCTACGCCGACCGCATCCGCGACCGGCTCGGGGCGGCCACCGCGGCTGCCACGGCCGCCGCCACCGCCGAGTCCGCCGAAGCGGCCCCTGGCCTCCTCCCGGTCCTCGCCGCCCGTGAACTCGCCGTGGAACAGACCACCGGCGCCCTCTTCCCCGACACCGCCCCGGTCCGCCTGCGCGGCGTACGCGACGCGGACGGCTGGCATCAGGGCCGAGCGGCAGCGGACCGGGCACGACTGGGCGAGGGGGGCGGGGCCGGGGAGGGATGA
- a CDS encoding L,D-transpeptidase: MTDSQRRKGLIASATLLGGVLTLAACGGSATADQGGGGADGTRHENTQQVDEAAAKDASQAKIKILPEDGATGAGVNNDAKVTVSAGKLTGVTMTAVESKQQVGGTLSTDGTSWKPDKPLDRSTKYKVTAHAEDSHGRAAVENSSFTTVAPENSFVGNFTPENGSTVGVGMPVSINFDKPVKNKAAVQSAIKVASSSNQQIVGHWFGDKRLDFRPQEYWKAHSKVTLKLGLDGVEASPGVKGIQNKTVSFNVGHSQVSTVDTAEHVMYVVRDGQLIQTIPVSAGSDGHATYNGQMVISERFQQTRMDGSTVGFKKKDGKGEYDIPDVPHAQRLSDSGTFIHGNYWGKGVFGKANTSHGCIGLEDAKGAKDPKTAGAWFFNNSQIGDVVDVVNSPDQTVKPDNGLNGWNMDWSQWVTGSAVPVQ, translated from the coding sequence ATGACGGACAGCCAGCGCCGGAAGGGGCTGATAGCCAGCGCCACGCTGCTCGGGGGCGTACTCACGCTTGCGGCGTGTGGCGGCAGCGCAACAGCTGACCAAGGCGGCGGCGGTGCTGACGGCACCCGGCACGAGAACACCCAGCAGGTGGACGAGGCGGCCGCGAAGGACGCCTCGCAAGCCAAGATCAAAATACTGCCGGAGGACGGCGCGACCGGTGCGGGTGTCAACAATGACGCCAAGGTCACGGTCAGTGCCGGAAAGCTCACCGGCGTCACCATGACCGCGGTCGAGTCCAAGCAGCAGGTCGGCGGAACCCTCTCCACCGACGGCACCTCCTGGAAGCCGGACAAGCCACTGGACCGCTCGACGAAGTACAAGGTCACCGCGCATGCGGAGGACTCTCACGGGCGCGCGGCGGTGGAGAACTCCAGTTTCACCACCGTCGCCCCGGAGAACAGCTTCGTCGGGAACTTCACGCCGGAGAACGGCTCGACCGTCGGCGTCGGTATGCCGGTGTCGATCAACTTCGACAAGCCGGTCAAGAACAAGGCGGCCGTCCAGTCCGCGATCAAGGTTGCCTCCAGCAGCAACCAGCAGATCGTCGGCCACTGGTTCGGTGACAAGCGGCTCGACTTCCGCCCCCAGGAGTACTGGAAGGCACACTCCAAGGTCACCCTGAAGCTCGGCCTCGACGGCGTCGAGGCGTCGCCGGGCGTCAAGGGCATCCAGAACAAGACCGTCAGCTTCAACGTCGGTCACTCGCAGGTCAGCACCGTCGACACCGCGGAACACGTGATGTACGTGGTGCGGGACGGCCAGCTCATCCAGACCATTCCGGTCTCGGCCGGCAGCGACGGCCATGCGACCTACAACGGCCAGATGGTCATCTCCGAGCGGTTCCAGCAGACCCGGATGGACGGCTCGACCGTCGGCTTCAAGAAGAAGGACGGCAAGGGCGAGTACGACATCCCCGATGTCCCGCACGCCCAGCGTCTGTCGGACTCCGGCACCTTCATCCACGGCAACTACTGGGGCAAGGGAGTCTTCGGCAAGGCCAACACCAGCCACGGCTGCATCGGCCTGGAGGACGCCAAGGGCGCCAAGGACCCGAAGACGGCCGGCGCCTGGTTCTTCAACAACTCGCAGATCGGCGACGTGGTGGACGTCGTCAACTCCCCTGACCAGACGGTCAAGCCGGACAACGGCCTGAACGGCTGGAACATGGACTGGTCACAGTGGGTGACCGGCAGTGCGGTGCCGGTGCAGTAA
- a CDS encoding GGDEF domain-containing protein — MAAAHTPRDSAHAAAQGVRQALGGSFAAISKWERELGKLRVLVNVGELAAGEEEFPDDESYPVHEFPEIVGFLHEQWAGGGEPSAWVETAQEPHNGPVSAAAAQRRDEVAGEGGANPQRVAALRRRGRGCCVVAPIVLHGRAWGELYVARRTGEPVFGRPDADFASVLAAVTAAGIAQTERLAEVRRLAFTDSLTGLANRRAVDMRLDEALELHRRDEVVVSLVVCDLNGLKRVNDSRGHAVGDRLLERFGSVLSLCGAMLPGMLAARLGGDEFCLLAVGPPADEVVKVAGELCDRAGELDLGEGVAVGVASTGDPIGQVHSARRLFRLADAAQYKAKAARSGEPVVAGRHGGKDDPVVRLADAPDRRSGPERRRFRR; from the coding sequence ATGGCGGCCGCTCATACACCGCGCGACTCGGCGCACGCCGCGGCGCAGGGAGTGCGCCAGGCCCTGGGGGGATCCTTCGCGGCGATCTCGAAGTGGGAGCGCGAGCTGGGCAAGCTGCGGGTGCTGGTCAACGTCGGCGAACTCGCAGCCGGCGAGGAGGAGTTCCCGGACGACGAGAGCTACCCCGTCCATGAATTCCCGGAGATCGTCGGCTTCCTGCACGAGCAGTGGGCGGGCGGCGGCGAGCCCAGCGCCTGGGTGGAGACCGCCCAGGAGCCGCACAACGGCCCGGTGTCCGCGGCCGCGGCGCAGCGCCGGGACGAGGTCGCGGGTGAGGGCGGCGCCAACCCGCAGCGGGTCGCCGCACTGCGCCGCCGCGGCCGGGGCTGCTGCGTGGTCGCGCCGATCGTGCTGCACGGCAGGGCGTGGGGCGAGCTGTATGTCGCGCGGCGCACGGGCGAGCCGGTCTTCGGCCGCCCGGACGCCGACTTCGCGAGCGTGCTCGCCGCGGTGACGGCGGCCGGCATCGCCCAGACCGAGCGGCTGGCAGAGGTCCGCCGACTGGCCTTCACGGACTCCCTGACCGGCCTCGCCAACCGCCGTGCCGTCGATATGCGGCTGGACGAGGCGCTGGAGCTGCACCGCAGGGACGAGGTGGTGGTCAGCCTGGTGGTGTGTGACCTCAACGGGCTGAAGCGGGTGAACGACTCGCGCGGCCATGCGGTCGGGGACCGGCTGCTGGAGCGCTTCGGCTCGGTGCTGTCCCTGTGCGGGGCGATGCTGCCGGGCATGCTGGCCGCCCGGCTCGGCGGCGACGAATTCTGCCTGCTCGCGGTGGGCCCGCCGGCCGACGAGGTGGTCAAGGTGGCCGGTGAACTGTGCGACCGGGCGGGGGAGTTGGACCTCGGTGAAGGGGTGGCGGTCGGGGTCGCCTCGACCGGGGATCCGATCGGGCAGGTGCACAGCGCCCGCCGGCTCTTCCGGCTCGCGGACGCCGCGCAGTACAAGGCCAAGGCGGCGCGGTCGGGCGAGCCCGTGGTCGCCGGGCGGCACGGCGGCAAGGACGACCCCGTCGTCCGGCTCGCGGACGCCCCGGACCGGCGGTCGGGGCCGGAGCGCCGCCGCTTCCGGAGGTGA
- a CDS encoding sensor histidine kinase — translation MTAEAQRAPEARVRWFGLWDSYFVICYLVTTGLVFTSGASAGSGDSGDSGVPQGGRLIALAALTLIVPWYAGIGRPLMLRHGSDRRNVVFPVGLFVLFGVATGVDLMSSFALFGIIPMLMMSLPTRPALVAGVLGNLVPVTVLWLRGGTAGPVVLFVLLASLLGIALSVLLGLWIKRVVRQNKEHAELIEELRKNREQVARLSHQAGVFAERERLAREIHDTLAQSLTSIISLVQAADSEVECAPALARKHLALVGRVAKESLAEARAFVADRTPASLRESSLAQALRRQADGLTAESGLQVRFTVEGDERPLPMAVNVVLLRAAQEAGANVRKHADALAVELTLRYGAGQVVLRVADDGKGFDAKAGAGPGAGSGVTAGAGVIAAAGSGAAGREQDRGAAGQGQGDGGGFGLRGMAARVAQTGGVLSVVSEPGTGTTVEVTVPLEETVDGTVGEAMDEASDGTTAPPPTVGHRVKAAPGVKAVKAVHTVKPVHGVKAADDER, via the coding sequence GTGACGGCTGAGGCTCAGCGCGCGCCCGAGGCGCGGGTGCGGTGGTTCGGGCTGTGGGACAGCTACTTCGTGATCTGCTATCTGGTCACCACGGGACTGGTGTTCACGTCCGGGGCCTCCGCGGGCTCCGGAGACTCCGGGGACTCCGGGGTCCCGCAGGGCGGTCGGTTGATCGCCCTCGCCGCGCTGACGCTGATCGTGCCCTGGTATGCGGGGATCGGGCGGCCGTTGATGCTGCGTCATGGGAGCGATCGGCGGAACGTCGTCTTCCCCGTCGGGCTCTTCGTGCTGTTCGGGGTCGCCACCGGCGTCGATCTGATGAGTTCCTTCGCCCTGTTCGGCATCATCCCGATGCTGATGATGAGCCTGCCGACCAGACCCGCGCTGGTGGCCGGTGTCCTCGGCAATCTCGTCCCCGTGACCGTGCTGTGGCTGCGCGGCGGCACTGCGGGACCTGTTGTGCTGTTCGTGCTGCTGGCTTCGCTGCTCGGGATCGCGCTGTCGGTGCTCCTCGGGCTGTGGATCAAGCGAGTGGTACGGCAGAACAAGGAGCACGCCGAACTGATCGAGGAGCTGCGGAAAAACCGCGAGCAGGTGGCCCGCCTGTCGCACCAGGCCGGAGTCTTTGCCGAACGCGAGCGGCTGGCACGGGAGATCCATGACACCCTCGCGCAGAGCCTGACCAGCATCATCAGCCTGGTGCAGGCCGCGGATTCGGAGGTGGAGTGCGCTCCCGCCCTCGCCCGGAAGCACCTCGCGCTGGTCGGGCGGGTGGCCAAGGAGAGCCTGGCCGAGGCGCGCGCCTTCGTGGCCGACCGGACGCCGGCGTCCCTGCGGGAGAGCTCCTTGGCGCAGGCGCTGCGGCGGCAGGCGGACGGACTGACCGCGGAGAGCGGGCTGCAGGTGCGGTTCACCGTCGAGGGCGATGAGCGGCCGCTGCCGATGGCGGTCAATGTCGTACTGCTGCGTGCCGCGCAGGAGGCCGGGGCGAATGTGCGCAAGCACGCCGATGCCCTCGCGGTGGAGCTGACGCTCCGGTACGGCGCGGGGCAGGTCGTGCTCCGTGTGGCCGATGACGGCAAGGGGTTCGATGCGAAGGCGGGGGCGGGGCCGGGGGCGGGGTCGGGAGTGACAGCGGGAGCAGGAGTGATAGCAGCAGCGGGGTCGGGAGCGGCCGGGAGGGAACAGGATCGCGGTGCGGCGGGACAGGGGCAGGGGGACGGCGGGGGCTTCGGGCTGCGGGGCATGGCGGCGCGGGTGGCGCAGACCGGCGGGGTGCTGAGCGTGGTGAGCGAGCCGGGGACGGGCACTACCGTCGAGGTGACGGTGCCCTTGGAGGAGACCGTGGACGGGACGGTGGGCGAGGCCATGGACGAGGCCTCGGACGGGACGACGGCGCCGCCACCGACGGTGGGGCATCGGGTGAAGGCGGCGCCTGGGGTGAAGGCGGTGAAGGCGGTGCATACGGTGAAGCCGGTGCACGGGGTGAAGGCGGCGGATGATGAGCGTTGA
- a CDS encoding adenylate/guanylate cyclase domain-containing protein, translated as MTADDSGATPRDMDTEDDAVRDVPVDDPARGWGDTATARSDATDHGDENNIAVRLEQLILGADRRYTPFQAARGAGVSMDLAARFWRAMGFADIGQVKALTEADVLALRRLSGLVEAGLLSEAMAIQVARSTGQTTARLADWQIDSFLEGLTEPQDSGLTRTEITYPLVELLLPELEEFLVYVWRRQLAAATGRVVRAQDDAEMVDRRLAVGFADLVGFTRLTRRLEEEELGELVEAFETTCSDLVAAHGGRLIKTLGDEVLFSADDAGIAAEIGLRLIETMTNDETMPELRVGIAFGTVTTRMGDVFGTTVNLASRLTSIAPKDTVLVDEAFAEELGRIGDAPVSEAEAAAAEKAAAEGTGAPPPSYRFALQPMWQRPVRGLGVVEPWLLSRRAVPGTGD; from the coding sequence GTGACCGCCGACGACTCGGGCGCCACCCCGCGCGACATGGACACCGAGGACGACGCCGTGCGCGACGTCCCCGTCGACGATCCCGCACGGGGCTGGGGCGACACCGCCACCGCCAGGAGCGACGCCACCGACCACGGCGACGAGAACAACATCGCCGTCCGCCTCGAACAGCTCATCCTCGGCGCCGACCGCCGCTACACCCCGTTCCAGGCGGCCCGCGGCGCCGGCGTCTCCATGGACCTCGCGGCCCGCTTCTGGCGGGCCATGGGCTTCGCCGACATCGGCCAGGTCAAGGCCCTCACCGAGGCCGATGTGCTGGCCCTGCGCCGGCTGTCCGGTCTCGTCGAGGCCGGGCTGCTGAGCGAGGCCATGGCCATCCAGGTCGCCCGCTCCACGGGCCAGACCACCGCCCGTCTGGCCGACTGGCAGATCGATTCCTTCCTGGAGGGCCTGACCGAGCCGCAGGACTCCGGCCTGACCCGGACGGAGATCACCTACCCGCTGGTCGAGCTGCTGCTCCCCGAGCTGGAGGAGTTCCTGGTCTACGTCTGGCGGCGCCAGCTCGCCGCCGCCACCGGCCGCGTCGTCCGGGCCCAGGACGACGCGGAGATGGTCGACCGCCGGCTCGCCGTCGGCTTCGCCGACCTGGTCGGATTCACCCGGCTGACCCGTCGCCTGGAGGAGGAGGAGCTGGGCGAGCTGGTGGAGGCGTTCGAGACGACCTGCTCCGACCTGGTGGCGGCGCACGGCGGCCGGCTGATCAAGACCCTCGGCGACGAGGTCCTTTTCTCCGCCGACGACGCGGGTATCGCCGCCGAGATCGGGCTGCGGCTGATCGAGACGATGACCAACGACGAGACGATGCCGGAACTGCGGGTCGGCATCGCCTTCGGCACGGTCACGACCCGGATGGGCGATGTCTTCGGTACGACCGTCAACCTCGCCAGCCGCCTCACCTCGATAGCGCCGAAGGACACCGTGCTGGTGGACGAGGCGTTCGCCGAGGAGCTGGGCCGTATCGGTGACGCGCCGGTCTCCGAGGCCGAAGCCGCGGCCGCGGAGAAGGCGGCCGCGGAGGGCACCGGCGCCCCGCCGCCGTCGTACCGCTTCGCCCTCCAGCCGATGTGGCAGCGCCCGGTGCGAGGCCTGGGCGTGGTCGAGCCCTGGCTGCTGAGCCGCCGCGCCGTTCCGGGCACCGGCGACTGA